AGGGATTGAAACTACAACTATGTTGGTACCGCTGGCACAACTCCCATGGCGAAAACCCACCAAAACCCCTCTTAGGGATTGAAACGCGACATTCGCCGCGTGTCCTTGGACCATGGCGGCGAAAACCCACCAAAACCCCTCTTAGGGATTGAAACTTCTGTCTAAAAAGCCCCTCAGGATTAATCCGAAGGCGAAAACCCACCAAAACCCCTCTTAGGGATTGAAACAACATCATTTGCCCCCCTCAGTCCTTAACTCTGGATGCGAAAACCCACCAAAACCCCTCTTAGGGATTGAAACACATGGGGATGGACTGGAGGGAAGCCGAAAAGAGCCGCGAAAACCCACCAAAACCCCTCTTAGGGATTGAAACCGGCCAAAGTCCTCGGCGGCGGTGCCCATGTGGGGCGAAAACCCACCAAAACCCCTCTTAGGGATTGAAACGGCTTAAGTTACGCCAACGGATTTAAGATCACGCAAGGGGGCGAAAACCCATCAAAACCCCTCTTAGGGATTGAAACTAATTGCTCGGCTATTGCTCTGGTAATAAGTCTCAGGCGAAAACCCACCAAAACCCCTCTTAGGGATTGAAACGTATTCCCGCTGTAGTTCCTTGGCTTCTGCCTTTGCCGCGAAAACCCACCAAAACCCCTCTTAGGGATTGAAACAAGTAATTGGCTGGGATCGTGCTGACCTACAAGAAGGCGAAAACCCACCAAAACCCCTCTTAGGGATTGAAACAAGGATATAGCGGGACTGCTGACTGAATGGATGGCGCGAAAACCCACCAAAACCCCTCTTAGGGATTGAAACACCCAGGGGATTCCTGTCCCGCTGGGTATCTCTATTTGCGAAAACCCACCAAAACCCCTCTTAGGGATTGAAACCTGTAAATACTTCCCATAGACCTACACCCGATCCCAGGCGAAAACCCACCAAAACCCCTCTTAGGGATTGAAACATTCGAGATCGCCTTTTTGAGACAAACCCTTGGCGCGGCGAAAACCCACCAAAACCCCTCTTAGGGATTGAAACTTAACCGGGATGCACTTGGCTATTTCTGGCGGGTTCGCGAAAACCCACCAAAACCCCTCTTAGGGATTGAAACTGGTTTGTAGCCCATTCATTTCCCCACGGGCGATCGCGAAAACCCACCAAAACCCCTCTTAGGGATTGAAACCCTGTGTGGTGCAGTGTGCCGCCAAAAAAAGAACTGGCGAAAACCCACCAAAACCCCTCTTAGGGATTGAAACGTCCAGGGGTTCTCCACACCGCCAGAACCCCGTCCGCGAAAACCCACCAAAACCCCTCTTAGGGATTGAAACTGGGATATAGTCTGGGCTTGGGGGGTAGGTTGAGCGAAAACCCACCAAAACCCCTCTTAGGGATTGAAACTCGCCTATTCAACTCATCCGCCCTGTAATTAATTCAGCGAAAACCCACCAAAACCCCTCTTAGGGATTGAAACAAATTTTAAGCCTTTGTTCCCAATAGACAGCAATTCGCGAAAACCCACCAAAACCCCTCTTAGGGATTGAAACTTGAGGACATCCCCCAGAGCTAACCCAGCCGCTAGGCGAAAACCCACCAAAACCCCTCTTAGGGATTGAAACAAAGCCTGCTTCGGCACGACTGATTTGCTCGGCCCGGTGGGCGAAAACCCACCAAAACCCCTCTTAGGGATTGAAACTATCGGCTCATTCAGGACTACCGCCCAACTCTAGTAGGCGAAAACCCACCAAAACCCCTCTTAGGGATTGAAACACTTGTCCCGGCTTGTGTATGGGGGTGTAGTTCATGGCGAAAACCCACCAAAACCCCTCTTAGGGATTGAAACCCCGGCGGCTTCTGATGCCCTAGCAATGCCCTCTGCGAAAACCCACCAAAACCCCTCTTAGGGATTGAAACAGCAGACGCGGGCCTTATCCAGACTGCCCTGATAGGCGAAAACCCACCAAAACCCCTCTTAGGGATTGAAACATTGCCGCTGCCATGGAATCGACCTGCCTTTACCAGGCGAAAACCCACCAAAACCCCTCTTAGGGATTGAAACTCCGAGAACCGTGGTGGGGTGGAAGAAGCAACTGCCGCGAAAACCCACCAAAACCCCTCTTAGGGATTGAAACACCGCTATGCCGGGGGTAAGACCACAGTTTATAAGGCGAAAACCCACTAAAACCCCTCTTAGGGATTGAAACTTCGCAGCCCAAGCACTTGTTTATAAGTTGAAGACTCAGGCGAAAACCCACCAAAACCCCTCTTAGGGATTGAAACAGTGGAACTGAGACGGTGGATCGAGGCATAATGAAGGCGAAAACCCACCAAAACCCCTCTTAGGGATTGAAACTCCCCAACATGGCACCGCCCCCCATCGGTACCAGCTACAGGCGAAAACCCACCAAAACCCCTCTTAGGGATTGAAACATCGCCCCCGATCGCACTCCAACAAAGATGGCTCGGGCGAAAACCCACCAAAACCCCTCTTAGGGATTGAAACGATGCTGATCTATCTGCGATCGAGGCCGAACTAGCGCGAAAACCCACCAAAACCCCTCTTAGGGATTGAAACCACTTTGGGAGAGGTCAAGGCACGGGTCAAGGTTTGCGAAAACCCACCAAAACCCCTCTTAGGGATTGAAACTTGTTCTGCTTGACTGACAGATCTCCTGAAACCGTTGGAATTTTGTTACGAGTTTGCGTCGCTTCAGGGATCTGTATCAGTCATTCGGGAGCAAAGGGCTTAAGCCCCTTGTCTAGTCGGGGACTTGTGTTAGTCATTCGGGAGCAAAGGGCTTAAGCCCCTTGTCTAGTCGGGGACCTGTGTTAGTCATTCGGGAGCAAAGGGCTTAAGCCCCTTGTCTAGTCGGGGACTTGTGTTAGTCATTCGGGAGCAAAGGGCTTAAGCCCCTTGTCTAGTCGGGGACTTGTGTTAGTCAGTCAGGATTTTGTCTTTGCTGAGATAGGGGTGTGAGGCCAGGGGCTTCCTTAAGACTTCTTTTAAAAAACAGGATGTCCCCCGCTTCGGGGAAGCTTACCCCTTATGTTGAAAGAGGTCTATTCTCCTGCGTCCCCTATCCATGATGATTGATTTGTTATGAGTTCCTTGAAAAAGACCTATGTTTTGAAGCTCTATGTGGCCGGAAACACTCCCAACTCGGTGCGGGCCTTAAAAACCCTCAAGGACATTCTGGAGCAAGAGTTTCAGGGCGTTTATGCGCTGAAAGTCATTGATGTGCTGAAAAATCCTCAACTGGCCGAGGAAGACAAAATCCTAGCCACTCCTACCCTCTCCAAAATTCTGCCTCCCCCCGTGCGTCGGATTATTGGGGATTTGTCCGATCGGGAAAAAGTCCTGATTGGTCTAGATTTGCTCTATGAAGAGCTACGGGACGAGGATTAACGCCACCGTTCAGGCTGGTCGGCTTCTCTGGTCGGCTTCTTTGATCCGCTTCTTTGGTCCGCTTCCCTGGGAGAACGACCCGATATAGCAACCCGATACAGCGACCTGATACGGCAATCCGGGAGAACATCGGGTATCACGATCGGGCATGACACCATCAGGGAATAGCGGGGTTGAGGCTGTTGCTGGCTTGAGGTAGAAGCCGGTCACGGCAGACCAGCCCGATGGGATCCAGGGGGTCCAGGAAATGACGGATCTTCGGTGTTTTTCCCGTTTATATTGAAGCGACTGTTCCCCCGCAGGTTAAATTTAAGGGGATGGTGGGGTATGGATTGCTCCACTGTACCGCCACGGTACCGTCACTATACCGCCACGGTACCGTCACTATACCGCCACGGTATCGCCACTATACCGCCACGGTATCGCCACTATACCGCCATCCATCGATCGCCCATGAACTTCTCTCAAAGTCTAAGCTGAACCCTCGCTATGTGGAGGATCCCAGCTCATTTTGAAAGAGGTCTCAGTCGATCAGGATTAGATTAGGATCATTTATCCACGGTGGAGATGACGATAGAATAAGGGTTTCAGTCGCTTTTACCCCTGTTGATGGTTCTCGATCTACTGCATGGGGACTCAGGTTCTGTTAGCCCATGATCCACCCACTGTTATAACCCAGCGATATTCACAACCATGACCCAAGCTGCCCATCCACCACAATCAAAGGATCGTCCTGTCATGGGGGTGCAAAAAATCCGCACCATGATCGAGGGGCTTGATGACATTAGCCATGGTGGCTTGCCCGTGGGACGGACGACCCTCCTCAGCGGCACCTCCGGTACGGGTAAAACCTTGCTGTCGGTGCAATTTCTCTACCATGGCATCACCTACTTTGACGAACCTGGGATTTTCGTCACTTTTGAGGAATCCCCCTCTGACATTATCAAAAACGCTGAGAGCTTTGGTTGGGATCTCCAGGTGTTTATTGACCAAGGCAAACTTTTTATTTTGGATGCTTCCCCCGATCCCGAAGGCCAAGATATTGTGGGTAATTTTGACCTGTCGGCCTTAATCGAGCGCATTCAGTATGCCATTCGTAAATACCGAGCAACCCGTGTGGCGATCGACTCCATGACGGCGGTATTTCAGCAGTATGATGCGGCCTCGGTGGTGCGGCGGGAGATTTTTCGCTTGGTGGCACGGCTCAAGGAAATTGGGGCCACCACCATCATGACAGCGGAGCGGGTGGAGGAATATGGTCCCATTGCCCGCTATGGGGTGGAGGAATTTGTTTCCGATAATGTGGTGGTGGTGCGCAATGTCTTGGAAGGGGAGCGGCGACGACGGACGATCGAAATTCTCAAACTGCGGGGCACCACCCACATGAAGGGGGAATATCCTTTCACCATGACCAATAACGGCATTAATATTTTCCCCTTGGGGGCGATGCGCCTGACTCAGCGATCGTCCAATGTGCGGGTTTCCTCCGGGGTGGAAACCTTGGATCAAATGTGTGGCGGTGGGTTCTTTAAGGACTCCATTATTTTGGCCACGGGGGCCACGGGCACCGGCAAAACCATGTTGGTCAGCAAGTTTCTGGAAAATGCTTGTAATAGCAATGAACGATCGATTCTCTTTGCCTATGAGGAATCCCGTGCCCAGTTAATGCGCAACGCCTACTCCTGGGGCATTGATTTTGAATATATGGAGCAACATAATCTGCTGAAGATTATCTGCGCCTATCCAGAATCGGCGGGACTGGAGGATCATCTGCAAATTATTAAGTCAGAAATTGCCGATTTCAAGCCGTCCCGCATTGCCATTGATTCCCTTTCGGCCTTGGCGCGGGGGGTGAGTAATAACTCTTTCCGCCAGTTTGTGATTGGGGTGACGGGTTATGCGAAGCAGGAGGAAATCACGGGCTTTTTCACCAATACGAGCGATCAATTCATGGGGGGCCATTCCATCACCGACTCCCATATTTCCACCATTACGGACACGATTCTGATGTTGCAGTATGTGGAAATTCGGGGTGAAATGTCCCGCGCCATCAACGTGTTTAAGATGCGGGGATCGTGGCATGACAAGGGTATTCGCGAGTTTGTGATCAGTGCCCAGGGTCCAGAGATTAAGGAGACCTTCCGCAACTTTGAGGGGGTGATTAGTGGATCCCCCAGTCGGGTGACGGTGGATGAGAAGAGCGAACTATCCCGGATTGTGCGGGGGGTTCAGGACAAGATTGGGGAGATTTAGGGCGAGCCGTTGACCGGGTTGACTTACAAAAGATGCTGCCTTGGGCGGGGACACTCCGCCCCGACCCGGTTGTGGTTGATGTAGGGGTAAACGATGACGGTGATCCATGACCTGGGGGCATTTGGCCTGACGACGCTGCCCCCGGAACCGCCGCTGCCTGACTATTGCTATCAGGGCCGCTGTCCCCAAACGGGGCTGGTGTTGCGGTTGCCCCGCACGGCTTTGGCGGCGGCGATCGCCCAGGGTCTGATGGGGCAGTTGCAGGCAGAAGACCCGCCGGAATTGGAGGGCAAAATGTATGGGGTGCTGGTGGTGACGACGGCCCAGGGGCAGTGGGGGGTGTTGAAGGCGTTTTCAGGATTGCGCCGGGGTCAGGCGGTGCAACCGGGTTGGGTCCCTCCCATTCCGGGTCGATCGGCGGTGGCGGGGTCAGAGGCGGAGACCCTGGCGGCCTTGGAGCGCCTTAAACAGGAGTTGGCGGCGATCGATGACCATCCCGCCT
This region of Prochlorothrix hollandica PCC 9006 = CALU 1027 genomic DNA includes:
- the kaiB gene encoding circadian clock protein KaiB, which translates into the protein MSSLKKTYVLKLYVAGNTPNSVRALKTLKDILEQEFQGVYALKVIDVLKNPQLAEEDKILATPTLSKILPPPVRRIIGDLSDREKVLIGLDLLYEELRDED
- the kaiC gene encoding circadian clock protein KaiC, producing the protein MGVQKIRTMIEGLDDISHGGLPVGRTTLLSGTSGTGKTLLSVQFLYHGITYFDEPGIFVTFEESPSDIIKNAESFGWDLQVFIDQGKLFILDASPDPEGQDIVGNFDLSALIERIQYAIRKYRATRVAIDSMTAVFQQYDAASVVRREIFRLVARLKEIGATTIMTAERVEEYGPIARYGVEEFVSDNVVVVRNVLEGERRRRTIEILKLRGTTHMKGEYPFTMTNNGINIFPLGAMRLTQRSSNVRVSSGVETLDQMCGGGFFKDSIILATGATGTGKTMLVSKFLENACNSNERSILFAYEESRAQLMRNAYSWGIDFEYMEQHNLLKIICAYPESAGLEDHLQIIKSEIADFKPSRIAIDSLSALARGVSNNSFRQFVIGVTGYAKQEEITGFFTNTSDQFMGGHSITDSHISTITDTILMLQYVEIRGEMSRAINVFKMRGSWHDKGIREFVISAQGPEIKETFRNFEGVISGSPSRVTVDEKSELSRIVRGVQDKIGEI